One Methanosphaera cuniculi DNA window includes the following coding sequences:
- a CDS encoding histone family protein, with product MTQIPKAPVTRIVKTAGAERISKDAEEKLVEAIEAYTNKLAEATIDLAKHAGRKTIQAEDVELATKHYMRG from the coding sequence ATGACACAAATACCAAAAGCACCAGTAACAAGAATCGTAAAAACAGCAGGTGCAGAAAGAATTAGTAAAGACGCAGAAGAAAAACTAGTAGAAGCAATAGAAGCTTACACAAACAAATTAGCAGAAGCTACAATTGACCTTGCAAAACATGCAGGTCGTAAAACCATACAAGCTGAAGATGTTGAATTAGCAACAAAACACTATATGAGAGGATAA
- a CDS encoding ERCC4 domain-containing protein, with translation MDTREPKKVRTAVTRYFNKQNITTQESELPQGDYQYNKIVIERKDINDLNSSLKDGRLRNQTYKLLHQQTIENTHPYIIIQGRLTDLKTYYYNKRIHTMSRTQYINTLASLNEKGIGTIPIESQTPGDLSETIHALIKHYNPDKKEVKEVLLKPHMSDYSAKCYYMIEGLGEQKSQDISTKYPLHKMITIPEDMEDGLTQIKGIGKKTAQKIIKTLQGKK, from the coding sequence ATAGATACACGTGAACCTAAAAAAGTAAGAACAGCAGTTACACGATACTTCAACAAACAGAACATAACCACACAAGAATCAGAACTACCCCAAGGAGACTACCAATACAACAAAATAGTAATAGAACGAAAAGACATAAACGACCTAAACAGTTCACTAAAAGATGGAAGACTAAGAAACCAAACATACAAACTACTACATCAACAAACAATAGAAAACACACACCCCTACATAATAATACAAGGACGCTTAACAGATCTAAAAACATACTACTACAATAAAAGAATACACACAATGAGCAGAACACAATACATAAACACACTAGCAAGCCTAAATGAAAAAGGAATAGGAACAATACCAATAGAAAGCCAAACACCTGGAGATCTATCAGAAACAATACATGCTTTAATAAAACACTACAACCCAGATAAAAAAGAAGTAAAAGAAGTACTTCTAAAACCACACATGAGTGATTATAGTGCAAAATGCTACTACATGATAGAAGGACTAGGCGAACAAAAAAGCCAAGATATAAGCACCAAATATCCATTACATAAAATGATAACCATACCTGAAGATATGGAAGATGGACTAACTCAAATAAAAGGAATTGGAAAAAAAACTGCACAAAAAATAATAAAAACACTACAAGGAA